The genomic stretch GAGGTGACAGACGAGccgtctgctgtgtgtttggacaCACTTCTTTCATCAGGATTCAAACTGTGGACAGAGGCAACATGTCAGGAGAGAAGCAGGTTCACTCCTGAGGCGGACGGAGGGACGGACGAGGACGCCCACTGGGAAGTCATTTCTACAGAGTGACATGCAGTTAGCAGCTCCAGACGCTGGCTGAGAGGCGGCGACGCCccgggcagagagagggaagctAAACCCGTCTGAGGCAAACCGTTTACTGAGGCCAGAACACATCAGCACAAACCAAACACTCTGCTGAGAGACGCAGCGATGAAGACGAGCTCAAACTCACTTTACAGACGCTCTGTTCAGCTGTGACGCCACAGTCTGAGCCTCCCTGCCACTGATCCACATCTTCAACAGAAGAACGTCCACAAGTTTCAAGTTGCTGGTTCAACTTAAATGTTAGCCAGCTTCCTGCCGTGTCACAAACCATCACTTATCAAAACGCTCTAATTCTACAGACTTGTTGATAATCACCTGCAGACCTTCAGAGACCCTTTAAAGACATGAAATACTCCATATGAGACACCAAAGCTGATTCCTGTAGTGACACCTCGTCTGCTCATGTCCTCTCCATCATTAACCCGACCAACGTTCTTCCAAACCAACCACTCGGTCTTCGTCCTTGAAGTCTTTTCTCAAACCATGTTTGACACCAACAGACGGAGACAAACTGATGTATGAGCTGAAATATGACCGGAATGTCCTTTGATGgaggcttttcttcttcttctcctgcaggaCTTAAAAGGAGGAAACGATCTGTTTAAAGCAGTTGCTGTGATGAAGAATAAGATACTCATCCTCCAATCAGGcggaaaaagaagaagaaaagtgtttcagctgtgtgttcatggaACGGTGACATTTTCAGTTCAGGTTCGAACATATTTCCTGTCGTGTGTTAAACACGCTCCTCCACTCTGACTGGAGGATCAGTGAGGCCGCGCTGCCACGACCAGCTGGAtcacagaggaggatgatgggaaaaaTGCGGCCGCAGGCTATCTTCCTGCTGGCCTGTCGTCTGTGTGGATTCATGAAGTGACTGAACCTGCGTAAGTAATTCACTTCTTCGCTTCCTCACTTAATACTGTTGATATGACCAACTGGCAGCCTGAGGGCTGAAAAATCAAGTGCCAAGACTGCACTTCCTTCAATGACCACTGGAGGCAGCTCCAAAGgtgagtcagtccccatagacccccatattgGTGGAGGGTGGTGTCAGAGACTACGCCCATGTTTGGTTGAGTCTAAGTGTGTGATCCTGCTTTATTTCAGTCTGACAGAAGGAGAAACATAAAGCTCAACCTCGTTTTTAATTTTAGTATTTTGGTGAAGTTTTTAAGGACTCAGATCacatttttcattctctctgctgcctgatgaAGACTCACGATTCTTATCTGCTTCATTAAACTTTAGTTTGACTTCATGTAAAGATATGAGTTGAAGTTAAATTAACCCACGAGACAACAGTCAGTTTGTGATGATCAACAGGTTTTAATGGAGGTTTGCTTCAGTTGGGAACACATGTTTCATTCGTGTACAGGAAGCCGTCCTCCTTTGAACtcgttctttttcttttctttttcttcttcttactgTAACCTTTCATTTCAATAATGCTGCTTGTTGACTCATTTTGACTGATTCGGACACTGTGATGGGCAGGTGTCCTTTAGCTTCCAGCAGgtaactcctcctcctgtctgacaGAGCGCAGGGGGGCAGGTgtgggtggagggtggaggggccGGCCCTAATCTCCCTCCATCAGTCGGCTCTTGTCCTCTGTCATTTCGTCTTGTAATGATACGCCAGTGCCCGGTCGGGAACGCGCCTCCTCGGGCACCAGCAGGGCGTAAAGGGAGCTGCGCGCGCACGGGGCTCATCAGTGATCCGGTGAACGGCGGCGGGgagagcagctccagctcagagCGGCCGGTGAGGAGAAGAGAACACACCCCGCGGGGTTAACATGAGCTGCGGGGACTGTGCGCATCTGACCGCGCTGGAAGCTTCGTGTCTCCTCGAGCGGAGGAGGTGATGCGCCCCGCGCGACTCGTGTCGGGTCTGGTACCGGAGAGAATGGCGGAACTATGGAACCACAACACCACGTTCTTCTGGAACCGGTCCAGCGGGGAACAGGACCGCTTCAGCAGCCTGGATGACATCGACGTGCCGGCGGACGGCTCCCCGACCCTGCGCATCCTCATCTCCATCGTGTACTCGGTGGTGTGCGCCGCCGGGCTGGTGGGGAACCTGCTGGTGTTCTTCCTGATGAAGGTGCGACGGGGCAGGAGGAAACGCTCCAGCATCAACCTGTTCATCATCAACCTGGCCGTTACGGACTTCCAGTTCGTGCTGACCCTGCCGTTCTGGGCGGTGGACACGGCTCTGGACTTCAGCTGGCCGTTCGGAAACGCCATGTGCAAGATCATCCTCTCCGTGACGGTGATGAACATGTACGCCAGCGTGTTCTTCCTCACCGCAATGAGCGTCACCCGGTACTGGTCTGTGGCCTCGGCGCTGAAGGATCGGACCCGAAGGCGGGTGTGCCCGGTGCGCTGGGTGATCGCCGGGCTCTGGGTCTCCGCCACGGTGGCCTCTTTGCCCACCGCGATTTTCTCCACGGTGAAGAGCGTGGCCGGGGAGAGGCTGTGCCTGCTGGGGTTCCCGGACGGCCAGTCGTGGCTGGCGCTGTACCACCTGCAGAAGATCCTGGTGGCCTTTGTGTTCCCCATGCTGATTGTCACCGTGTGCTACCTGATGCTGCTGCGCTTCGTCCGCCTGCGCAGCATGAACAACAACCAGGTGAAGCGCAGGTCCAGGGTGACCCGCTCGGTCACTATCGTCGTCCTGTCCTTCTTCATCTGCTGGATGCCCAACCACGCCATCACCTTCTGGGGCGTCTTGGTGAAATTCAACGTGGTCAACTGGGATAAGACGTACTACATGGTGCACACGTACGTCCACCCGGTGACCGTGTGCCTGGCGCACACCAACAGCTGCCTGAACCCGGTGCTGTATTGCCTCATGCGCAGGGAGTtcaggaagaagatgaaggaccTGTTCTGGAGGATTTCCTCGCCCACCGGGACGAACTCGTGCCCCCTGCGTCCGTTCTCCGGGACGGTGAGAGCGGAGCCGGATGATTCGCAGGTGGCCATCCCGCTGAACAACGTGGAGACGGAGAACTACAGACTGTCCGTGTTGACGGAGCAGTGCGACACGGACGCGCTGCAGAGGTGAACCAGAGCTCAGACTGAAGGACAGAAGTGTGCAGTGAACGGAAAACCCGTTGAACCAACGACTGAATGATGACTGGTGGATATTTGAGATGATTAGACTTTGCTGTGGATCCTGGAGATTTGTTTCTCAGTAAAACTGCTCTGTATTTATGGAGAAGTTCTGCGCGACGAAACACTCCGAGATCTGAGCTCGCGTTTCCGGAGAGCGCCGTGCAGACTGGGCCGATCCATGTTTGACTTTTGATCACAGTTTAAATGTGTGAGACATAAAGGAAACGAGAACAATGGCGCGTAAAGTGCGCGGCTGGAGGTGCGCTGCGTAAAAGCGTCcagctgtttgtgcttcagCTGGCTGAGGCCGTCAGGGATCTGACTCCGCAGTCATCCTGCTGTATGTTTCTGGGTGTGACAAGTtgactctgtgttttttcttgacTATAAACGGAGCTCAGGCTCCGCGTCTCATccgatgctgctgtgtgttctggTCTGCTCACAGCCGGAgggtccagctgctgctgctgctgcttcagataTTCTGTGGAGTGTTGGTGTCGTTTGCTGTGGCTGATGCGTAAAATGTACGAGCTTTAGTCAGTGAATGTAAATAAACTGACAACCTTAGAAACAACCAGAGTCTGAGATGCGTTCAAGTGTTGGTGCTGTTTGAGGTTTCTGGTGCGCCACCAGGGCAGAACGGCTGTGATGCCTTCAGGGTTCAGTCTGTGATGAGATTCACAGGCAGAAACTGAAGTCCAGagtctgcttgtgtgtgactgtctgagCTAAGAAGAGAAtccaacaggaagaggaagaggagaagaggaaggtgaATGTTTATTTCTAAAGGTTTCTGTTGGCAGCAGACTTCAGGCCGCCTCGATGTGGAGGTGaaactctgctcctctgtgtcatGAAGACACTTTAAAGGTTAGAGTTGGTTTGAGAAGATGACTTTAAGTCTTTCTAACACATTCACATCGTCACAGCTGAGCCCCTCTCTCATTGGCTCTGTCTGAATCTGTCTGGTCCAACCAGTTTGCAGCATTTGAAGTGGAACTCAACCAATCAGCAGACATGTTTAAAATGAGAGGAGGTGTTACTCAGGACTGTAAATATTGAGGTTAATGCCGAAAATCCGCTTTAATGAAATAACAGGAATCAGAAAAATCAACATTGTTGACATTAAGAGTCTAAATTTAAGTAAAAACTGACAGTTAAAGATGTTTGTGTTCTTGATTCATCGTTTGCTTTGGAAGATGTAATAAAAAGGTGAAACTGTTGGTTCTGATGTCTTAAAATCTACGTTGATGccttcaaaatgtttgtttccttcagtccaaaactcaaagatcttcagttttctgtcagatgagacaaagaaaagcagcaaatctttacGTTTAAGACACTGGAATCAGTCAAAggttggtgttggtggtgtgttgtttttactcactgcacatgtttttatctgATTCGTCCAAACACACGTGCTGCCGTGTTGTCTTCACTTTGACTTCATGTTTGGGATTAAAGGCTGTTTAGATGTTGATGatttcacttccttcactgAAAAAATTAAATCTGCACAAATTTGACCAAGAAATGTTCAACAGGCTGCAGGGACTCATTTTCTGCTGAAGGACACCAGGATGAAATGACTTTCTGAATGAAGTCTGGTTGCTTTGATCCCGTCTGTCCACCTGAAGCAGAAATCCTTCAGTGTGCAGGTGTAGACGAGCTGCCgctgtcagccaatcaggctTCAGCGTGATAAACAGACCTGGGCTCAGTGAGATCAGATGACGTCCATAACACGTCATGAGCTTCAGTACATCTCAAAAGAGTGAACAGTTCCATGTTCTCACAGaagtttgtgcttttctgtcagAAGCTGTTCAGGGTGGAAAAGGTGTTTGTGTCAGCGCTGCAGATTTGTTCATGTATTgaaacagtgtaaaaaaaagtgtgtttagTGATTTTTCTCTCAGAACTGAAAGTAATAACCATGAAATCAAGCTTAATGGCAGAGAAGCACGTTGGCTGCAGGGAGtcattttctcatctgtttGTGGACATGAAGGTGGAAAAAGTCATGTGACTTTTGATGGTGTTTGACTCCAGGCCGAAGCGTCGAGCAGATCTCTGATTTACTGCCGTTATAATTTCACCTTAATCAGGTCAAAGAAGAGCGAAAAGTGTTTGGACTGCAGCTAAAGAAGGAAGGAACACGCGTGACGttcatgaaaacactgaggaggactggaggagcagaggaggccaGAACGCAGAGCAGCGCGCGCCGCTCGTTACCAGAGACGTCCAGCCCATAAACAGCCTGGTGGACTTTGGTCCTCCGGACGAGCCGCGAGGCCACTCCACGAGTCCTCCATCACACAGAGCCGCAAACAGCCCAGAAACAAGGAAACTAGTGGTCTGTGAAAATACAGCTGGCCATTATCACCgaagtcccacacacacacaggcacacacacacaggcacacacacacaggcacgcacacacacacacacacacacacacacacacacacacacacacacagacacaggcacgcacgcacacaca from Chaetodon auriga isolate fChaAug3 chromosome 6, fChaAug3.hap1, whole genome shotgun sequence encodes the following:
- the rxfp3.3b gene encoding relaxin-3 receptor 1, with translation MRPARLVSGLVPERMAELWNHNTTFFWNRSSGEQDRFSSLDDIDVPADGSPTLRILISIVYSVVCAAGLVGNLLVFFLMKVRRGRRKRSSINLFIINLAVTDFQFVLTLPFWAVDTALDFSWPFGNAMCKIILSVTVMNMYASVFFLTAMSVTRYWSVASALKDRTRRRVCPVRWVIAGLWVSATVASLPTAIFSTVKSVAGERLCLLGFPDGQSWLALYHLQKILVAFVFPMLIVTVCYLMLLRFVRLRSMNNNQVKRRSRVTRSVTIVVLSFFICWMPNHAITFWGVLVKFNVVNWDKTYYMVHTYVHPVTVCLAHTNSCLNPVLYCLMRREFRKKMKDLFWRISSPTGTNSCPLRPFSGTVRAEPDDSQVAIPLNNVETENYRLSVLTEQCDTDALQR